Proteins encoded within one genomic window of Lampris incognitus isolate fLamInc1 chromosome 1, fLamInc1.hap2, whole genome shotgun sequence:
- the LOC130113151 gene encoding ATP synthase subunit alpha, mitochondrial-like: MLSVRVAAALARTLPKRAGFVSKTVPAACVGVNHLHTHRPWLQKTGTAEVSSILEEKIMGADTSADLEETGRVLSIGDGIARVYGLRNVQAEEMVEFSSGLKGMSLNLEPDNVGVVVFGNDKLIKEGDIVKRTGAIVDVPVGDELLGRVVDALGNAIDGKGPLGSKTRRRVGLKAPGIIPRISVREPMQTGIKAVDSLVPIGRGQRELIIGDRQTGKTAIAIDTIINQKRFNEGTDEKKKLYCIYVAIGQKRSTVAQLVKRLTDADAMKYTIVVSATASDAAPLQYLAPYSGCSMGEYFRDNGKHALIIYDDLSKQAVAYRQMSLLLRRPPGREAYPGDVFYLHSRLLERAAKMNDNFGGGSLTALPVIETQAGDVSAYIPTNVISITDGQIFLETELFYKGIRPAINVGLSVSRVGSAAQTRAMKQVAGTMKLELAQYREVAAFAQFGSDLDAATQQLLNRGVRLTELLKQGQYSPMAIEEQVTVIYAGVRGHLDKMEPSKITKFEKAFLQHILSQHQELLSAIRADGKISEASDAKLKQIVLNFLSSFE, from the exons ATGCTATCCGTGCGAGTTGCAGCGGCTTTGGCCAGAACCCTACCCAAAAGGGCAGGATTT GTGTCGAAGACCGTACCGGCCGCCTGCGTTGGGGTCaaccacctccacacacacagaccatggcTGCAGAAGACAG GCACCGCTGAGGTGTCTTCCATCCTGGAAGAGAAGATCATGGGTGCAGACACCTCTGCAGACCTGGAAGAGACGGGGCGTGTGTTGTCCATTGGTGATGGTATTGCCAGAGTGTACGGACTGAGGAATGTCCAGGCAGAGGAAATGGTTGAATTTTCTTCTGGACTTAAG GGTATGTCTCTGAACTTGGAGCCCGACAACGTTGGTGTTGTGGTGTTCGGTAATGACAAGCTGATCAAGGAGGGTGACATCGTGAAGAGAACTGGTGCCATTGTAGATGTCCCTGTTGGTGACGAGTTGCTGGGCCGTGTGGTTGATGCTCTGGGAAATGCCATCGATGGAAAG GGTCCCCTTGGCTCCAAGACACGTAGACGTGTGGGCTTGAAGGCCCCTGGTATCATCCCCCGTATCTCTGTGAGggagcccatgcagactggcatcaAGGCTGTAGACAGCCTGGTGCCCATTGGCAGAGGCCAGCGTGAGCTGATTATCGGTGACAGGCAGACTGG TAAAACCGCCATTGCCATTGACACCATCATCAACCAGAAGCGTTTCAACGAGGGAACTGATGAGAAGAAGAAGCTCTACTGTATCTATGTTGCCATTGGTCAGAAGAGGTCCACTGTAGCTCAGCTGGTGAAGAGGCTTACTGATGCTGATGCCATGAAATACACCATTGTGGTCTCTGCCACCGCCTCTGATGCTGCTCCCCTGCAGTACCTTGCCCCCTACTCTGGCTGTTCCATGGGAGAATACTTCAGGGACAATGGAAAGCACGCGCTGATCATTTATGATGATCTGTCCAAGCAG GCTGTTGCCTACCGTCAGATGTCCCTGCTGCTGCGTCGTCCCCCTGGTCGTGAGGCCTACCCTGGTGATGTGTTCTACCTGCATTCTCGTCTGCTGGAGAGAGCTGCCAAAATGAATGACAACTTCGGTGGTGGCTCCCTTACTGCCCTGCCTGTCATCGAGACCCAGGCCGGTGATGTGTCTGCCTACATCCCCACCAATGTCATCTCCATCACAGATGGACAG ATCTTCTTGGAGACTGAGCTGTTCTACAAGGGTATCCGCCCAGCTATCAACGTGGGCCTGTCTGTATCCAGAGTAGGCTCTGCTGCCCAGACCAGAGCCATGAAGCAG GTGGCTGGTACCATGAAGCTGGAACTGGCCCAGTACCGTGAGGTGGCTGCTTTCGCCCAGTTTGGCTCTGACCTGGATGCTGCTACCCAGCAGCTCCTGAACAGGGGTGTTAGGCTCACTGAGCTGCTTAAACAGGGACAGTATT CCCCCATGGCTATTGAGGAGCAGGTGACAGTAATCTATGCCGGTGTTAGAGGTCACTTGGACAAGATGGAGCCCAGCAAGATCACAAAATTCGAAAAGGCTTTCCTGCAGCACATTCTCAGTCAGCACCAGGAACTGCTCTCTGCAATCAG ggcTGATGGCAAGATCTCCGAGGCATCAGACGCCAAACTGAAGCAGATTGTATTGAACTTCTTGTCCAGTTTTGAGTAA
- the ark2cb gene encoding E3 ubiquitin-protein ligase RNF165 isoform X3 produces MVLVHVGYLVLPVFGSVRNRGTVFICLDKFSLSFAGSHFNRQQQQQQQQHSHATSCRHFQLSPQASLPMDFTPPLNPLSTPQFQEIPAPPFLPQALHQQYLLQQQILEAQRTPERVPHQPHRLRPGYEFAPPLHVPPQPVVQQPRYLAEGTDWDLSVDTGLPPHQYHIHPLPQHYQHYLTSPRMHHFPRNNASTQVVVHEIRNYPYPQLHLLALQSLNPSRHASAVRESYEELLQLEDRLGSVNRGAVQTTIERFTFPHKYKKRIPQDLKMCLDDEELDTDEKCTICLSMLEDGEDVRRLPCMHLFHQACVDQWLATSRKCPICRVDIETQLTPDS; encoded by the exons ATGGTTTTAGTGCATGTCGGATATCTGGTTCTTCCCGTATTCGGCTCCGTAAGAAATAGAGGTACAGTATTTAT CTGTCTTGACAAGTTCTCCCTATCCTTCGCAGGATCCCATTTCAACcggcaacaacagcaacagcagcagcagcacagccaTGCTACCTCTTGCCGGCACTTCCAGTTAAGTCCTCAGGCCTCCCTGCCCATGGATTTCACC CCACCCCTCAACCCCCTGTCCACACCCCAGTTCCAGGAAATCCCTGCCCCTCCCTTCCTACCTCAGGCATTACACCAGCAATACCTCCTCCAGCAACAGATCCTCGAGGCCCA ACGCACCCCAGAGAGGGTTCCTCACCAGCCCCACAGATTGCGACCTGGGTACGAGTTTGCTCCCCCTCTCCATGTCCCTCCTCAGCCTGTGGTCCAACAGCCACGCTACCTGGCTGAGGGCACAGACTG GGACCTGAGTGTGGACACTGGGCTGCCCCCCCACCAGTACCACATCCATCCGCTGCCGCAGCACTATCAGCACTACCTGACCTCTCCCAGAATGCATCACTTCCCCAGGAACAATGCATCAACGCAAGTG GTTGTCCATGAGATCAGAAACTATCCATATCCCCAGCTACACTTGCTGGCACTGCAGAGTCTGAACCCCTCCCGCCATGCATCTGCTGTTCGAGAAAGCTATGAG GAGCTTTTGCAACTGGAGGACAGACTGGGCAGTGTAAACCGCGGAGCTGTGCAGACTACCATAGAGAGGTTCACTTTTCCTCACAAGTATAAGAAG AGAATACCCCAAGATCTGAAAATGTGTCTTGATGATGAAGAGCTGGACACAGATGAGAAGTGCAccatctgtctgtcaatgctggaAGATGGAGAGGATGTCAG GAGGTTACCCTGCATGCACCTCTTCCACCAGGCGTGTGTGGACCAGTGGCTGGCCACCAGCAGGAAATGCCCCATATGCAGAGTGGACATTGAGACCCAGCTGACCCCTGACAGTTGA
- the ark2cb gene encoding E3 ubiquitin-protein ligase RNF165 isoform X2: MVLVHVGYLVLPVFGSVRNRGSHFNRQQQQQQQQHSHATSCRHFQLSPQASLPMDFTMPHPGQPQSGINPHLAPPGHQHGPPLHPPLNPLSTPQFQEIPAPPFLPQALHQQYLLQQQILEAQHRHIMPPSSRRTPERVPHQPHRLRPGYEFAPPLHVPPQPVVQQPRYLAEGTDWDLSVDTGLPPHQYHIHPLPQHYQHYLTSPRMHHFPRNNASTQVVVHEIRNYPYPQLHLLALQSLNPSRHASAVRESYEELLQLEDRLGSVNRGAVQTTIERFTFPHKYKKRIPQDLKMCLDDEELDTDEKCTICLSMLEDGEDVRRLPCMHLFHQACVDQWLATSRKCPICRVDIETQLTPDS; the protein is encoded by the exons ATGGTTTTAGTGCATGTCGGATATCTGGTTCTTCCCGTATTCGGCTCCGTAAGAAATAGAG GATCCCATTTCAACcggcaacaacagcaacagcagcagcagcacagccaTGCTACCTCTTGCCGGCACTTCCAGTTAAGTCCTCAGGCCTCCCTGCCCATGGATTTCACCATGCCCCACCCAGGGCAGCCCCAATCAGGCATTAACCCTCACTTGGCCCCTCCTGGCCATCAGCATGGCCCGCCACTCCACCCACCCCTCAACCCCCTGTCCACACCCCAGTTCCAGGAAATCCCTGCCCCTCCCTTCCTACCTCAGGCATTACACCAGCAATACCTCCTCCAGCAACAGATCCTCGAGGCCCAGCACCGACACATCATGCCGCCCTCCAG CAGACGCACCCCAGAGAGGGTTCCTCACCAGCCCCACAGATTGCGACCTGGGTACGAGTTTGCTCCCCCTCTCCATGTCCCTCCTCAGCCTGTGGTCCAACAGCCACGCTACCTGGCTGAGGGCACAGACTG GGACCTGAGTGTGGACACTGGGCTGCCCCCCCACCAGTACCACATCCATCCGCTGCCGCAGCACTATCAGCACTACCTGACCTCTCCCAGAATGCATCACTTCCCCAGGAACAATGCATCAACGCAAGTG GTTGTCCATGAGATCAGAAACTATCCATATCCCCAGCTACACTTGCTGGCACTGCAGAGTCTGAACCCCTCCCGCCATGCATCTGCTGTTCGAGAAAGCTATGAG GAGCTTTTGCAACTGGAGGACAGACTGGGCAGTGTAAACCGCGGAGCTGTGCAGACTACCATAGAGAGGTTCACTTTTCCTCACAAGTATAAGAAG AGAATACCCCAAGATCTGAAAATGTGTCTTGATGATGAAGAGCTGGACACAGATGAGAAGTGCAccatctgtctgtcaatgctggaAGATGGAGAGGATGTCAG GAGGTTACCCTGCATGCACCTCTTCCACCAGGCGTGTGTGGACCAGTGGCTGGCCACCAGCAGGAAATGCCCCATATGCAGAGTGGACATTGAGACCCAGCTGACCCCTGACAGTTGA
- the ark2cb gene encoding E3 ubiquitin-protein ligase RNF165 isoform X1, with protein MVLVHVGYLVLPVFGSVRNRGSHFNRQQQQQQQQHSHATSCRHFQLSPQASLPMDFTMPHPGQPQSGINPHLAPPGHQHGPPLHPPLNPLSTPQFQEIPAPPFLPQALHQQYLLQQQILEAQHRHIMPPSRRTPERVPHQPHRLRPGYEFAPPLHVPPQPVVQQPRYLAEGTDWDLSVDTGLPPHQYHIHPLPQHYQHYLTSPRMHHFPRNNASTQVVVHEIRNYPYPQLHLLALQSLNPSRHASAVRESYEELLQLEDRLGSVNRGAVQTTIERFTFPHKYKKRIPQDLKMCLDDEELDTDEKCTICLSMLEDGEDVRRLPCMHLFHQACVDQWLATSRKCPICRVDIETQLTPDS; from the exons ATGGTTTTAGTGCATGTCGGATATCTGGTTCTTCCCGTATTCGGCTCCGTAAGAAATAGAG GATCCCATTTCAACcggcaacaacagcaacagcagcagcagcacagccaTGCTACCTCTTGCCGGCACTTCCAGTTAAGTCCTCAGGCCTCCCTGCCCATGGATTTCACCATGCCCCACCCAGGGCAGCCCCAATCAGGCATTAACCCTCACTTGGCCCCTCCTGGCCATCAGCATGGCCCGCCACTCCACCCACCCCTCAACCCCCTGTCCACACCCCAGTTCCAGGAAATCCCTGCCCCTCCCTTCCTACCTCAGGCATTACACCAGCAATACCTCCTCCAGCAACAGATCCTCGAGGCCCAGCACCGACACATCATGCCGCCCTCCAG ACGCACCCCAGAGAGGGTTCCTCACCAGCCCCACAGATTGCGACCTGGGTACGAGTTTGCTCCCCCTCTCCATGTCCCTCCTCAGCCTGTGGTCCAACAGCCACGCTACCTGGCTGAGGGCACAGACTG GGACCTGAGTGTGGACACTGGGCTGCCCCCCCACCAGTACCACATCCATCCGCTGCCGCAGCACTATCAGCACTACCTGACCTCTCCCAGAATGCATCACTTCCCCAGGAACAATGCATCAACGCAAGTG GTTGTCCATGAGATCAGAAACTATCCATATCCCCAGCTACACTTGCTGGCACTGCAGAGTCTGAACCCCTCCCGCCATGCATCTGCTGTTCGAGAAAGCTATGAG GAGCTTTTGCAACTGGAGGACAGACTGGGCAGTGTAAACCGCGGAGCTGTGCAGACTACCATAGAGAGGTTCACTTTTCCTCACAAGTATAAGAAG AGAATACCCCAAGATCTGAAAATGTGTCTTGATGATGAAGAGCTGGACACAGATGAGAAGTGCAccatctgtctgtcaatgctggaAGATGGAGAGGATGTCAG GAGGTTACCCTGCATGCACCTCTTCCACCAGGCGTGTGTGGACCAGTGGCTGGCCACCAGCAGGAAATGCCCCATATGCAGAGTGGACATTGAGACCCAGCTGACCCCTGACAGTTGA